One Janthinobacterium sp. TB1-E2 genomic region harbors:
- the purL gene encoding phosphoribosylformylglycinamidine synthase, which yields MLILPGSNALSVFRSHRLLSQLQAVSPAIVAVQARYVHFIDASAPLTNDDSTRLGALLTYGEPAQADNTEGAAEEFFVIPRFGTISPWASKATDIAHNCGMAHIKRVERGIAFRINLKSGILGSAIGAGKLTDEQVQAVADLLHDRMTESVLRSADDAKDLFRTLEARPLESIDLLGQGKVALETANTELGLAMSEDEIDYLDAAFTKAGRNPTDVELMMFAQANSEHCRHKIFNADWTIDGVAQPKSLFGMIKNTHELQPKGTVVAYSDNSSIMEGATVSRFYPRGANHEYAASTELTHTLMKVETHNHPTAISPFPGASTGAGGEIRDEGATGRGAKPKAGLTGFTVSNLSLPDAVRSWETAASVTAPLAGRTDADQYGKPERIASPLQIMIEGPLGGAAFSNEFGRPVLGGYFRTYEQNVGTDKDAVFGYHKPIMIAGGIGNISAQHTHKNDIPVGSLLVQLGGPGMRIGMGGSAASSMTTGSNTADLDFDSVQRGNPEMERRAQEVINACWQMGLDNPIISIHDVGAGGLSNAFPEITNDAKRGAIFDLRKVPLEESGMAPKEIWSNESQERYVLAIAPESLPLFKAMCERERCLFAAVGVATEERQLKLIDTELGNEPVDMPMDVLLGKPPKMQRDVVHVANDFPAIDLTGMDLKDVAQKVLLLPTVADKSFLITIGDRSVGGMTVRDQMVGPWQVPVADCAVTTMSFEGYLGEAMAMGERTPLAVIDAAASGRMAVGEAVTNIAAAAISDISDIKLSANWMAACGQPGQDAALYDTVKAVGMELCPALGISIPVGKDSLSMRTTWKDESTGAAKSVTSPVSLIVSSFAPVTDVRKSLTPQLKTDKGETSLILIDLGRGKNRLGASALAQVMGQLGNETPDVDSAEDLKGFFAAIQKLNSDDKLLAYHDRSDGGLYATLTEMAFAGHTGMSVNLDMLTMEGEHSSDWGDAKNWAGQVAERRNELTLRALFSEELGAVIQVRAEEKSLVMDVLRTFNLGACSHIIGKLNDRDVIEFTRDAKLIYTQPRAELHRLWSETSWRIARLRDNPACADAEYDRLLDVQDPGMSPIVTFDQNENIAAPFIATGVRPRVAILREQGVNSHIETAYVMHQAGFTAVDVHMSDLIAGRVKLDDFQGVIAVGGFSYGDVLGAGEGWAKTILFNASLAEQFARFFNRTDSFGLGICNGCQMMSNLKSIIPGAHAWPKFTRNKSEKFEGRFAMVEVMDSPSIFFNGMAGTQAGIAIAHGEGYADFSQTGDITQVTKAMRFVDNKGAATEAYPYNPNGSPEGITSVTTPDGRFTVLMPHAERVFRSVQQSYHPEAWGEDSPWMRMFRNARKFVG from the coding sequence ATGTTGATACTGCCGGGTTCCAATGCCCTGTCCGTTTTCCGTAGCCACCGTCTGTTAAGCCAACTGCAAGCCGTCTCGCCTGCGATTGTTGCCGTACAAGCACGCTATGTCCATTTCATCGATGCCAGCGCGCCTCTCACCAACGACGACAGCACGCGCCTTGGCGCCTTGCTGACGTACGGCGAGCCGGCCCAGGCTGACAATACGGAAGGCGCTGCCGAAGAATTCTTCGTCATCCCCCGTTTCGGCACGATCTCGCCGTGGGCTTCGAAAGCCACCGACATCGCGCACAACTGCGGCATGGCGCACATCAAGCGCGTCGAACGCGGCATCGCTTTCCGCATCAACCTGAAATCGGGCATCCTGGGCAGCGCCATCGGCGCCGGCAAATTGACGGACGAGCAGGTACAAGCCGTGGCCGACCTGCTGCACGACCGCATGACGGAATCCGTGCTGCGCAGCGCCGACGACGCCAAGGACCTGTTCCGCACCCTGGAAGCGCGCCCGCTCGAATCGATCGATTTGCTGGGGCAGGGCAAGGTCGCGCTGGAAACGGCGAACACGGAACTGGGCCTGGCGATGTCGGAAGACGAAATCGACTACCTGGACGCCGCCTTCACCAAGGCCGGTCGCAACCCGACGGATGTGGAACTGATGATGTTCGCGCAGGCGAACAGCGAGCATTGCCGCCACAAGATCTTCAACGCTGACTGGACCATCGACGGCGTGGCGCAACCGAAGTCCCTGTTCGGCATGATCAAGAATACGCATGAACTGCAGCCGAAGGGCACCGTCGTCGCTTACAGCGACAATTCCTCGATCATGGAAGGTGCGACCGTCTCGCGCTTCTACCCGCGCGGTGCAAACCACGAATACGCGGCGTCGACGGAACTGACGCACACCCTGATGAAGGTGGAAACGCATAACCACCCGACGGCGATTTCTCCATTCCCCGGTGCCTCCACAGGCGCGGGCGGCGAGATCCGCGACGAAGGCGCAACGGGCCGCGGCGCCAAGCCAAAAGCTGGCCTGACCGGCTTCACCGTCTCGAATTTGTCGCTGCCGGACGCCGTGCGCAGCTGGGAAACGGCCGCTTCCGTGACGGCGCCGCTGGCTGGCCGCACAGATGCGGACCAATACGGCAAACCGGAGCGCATCGCGTCGCCCCTGCAAATCATGATCGAAGGCCCGCTGGGCGGCGCCGCGTTCTCGAACGAATTCGGCCGTCCCGTATTGGGCGGCTACTTCCGCACGTATGAACAGAACGTCGGTACAGATAAAGACGCCGTGTTCGGCTACCACAAGCCGATCATGATCGCTGGCGGCATCGGCAATATCTCGGCGCAGCACACGCACAAGAACGACATCCCCGTCGGCAGCCTGCTGGTGCAGCTCGGTGGCCCGGGCATGCGCATCGGCATGGGTGGCAGCGCCGCCTCGTCGATGACCACCGGCAGCAACACGGCCGACCTGGACTTCGATTCCGTCCAGCGCGGCAACCCTGAAATGGAACGCCGTGCCCAGGAAGTCATCAACGCCTGCTGGCAAATGGGGCTTGACAATCCGATCATCTCGATCCACGACGTGGGGGCGGGCGGCTTGTCGAACGCGTTCCCGGAAATCACCAACGACGCCAAGCGCGGCGCGATTTTCGACCTGCGCAAGGTGCCGCTGGAAGAATCGGGCATGGCGCCGAAGGAAATCTGGAGCAATGAGTCGCAGGAACGCTACGTTCTCGCCATCGCGCCGGAAAGCCTGCCACTGTTCAAAGCCATGTGCGAACGCGAACGCTGCCTGTTCGCCGCCGTGGGTGTGGCCACCGAAGAGCGTCAACTGAAACTGATCGACACGGAACTCGGTAACGAGCCGGTCGACATGCCGATGGACGTCTTGCTGGGCAAGCCGCCGAAGATGCAGCGCGACGTGGTCCACGTGGCCAACGATTTCCCTGCCATCGACCTGACGGGCATGGATTTGAAGGACGTAGCGCAAAAAGTGCTGCTGCTGCCGACCGTGGCCGACAAATCGTTCCTGATCACCATCGGCGACCGCAGCGTGGGCGGCATGACCGTGCGCGACCAGATGGTGGGACCATGGCAAGTGCCGGTGGCCGATTGCGCCGTCACCACCATGAGTTTCGAAGGCTACCTGGGTGAAGCGATGGCCATGGGCGAACGCACGCCGCTGGCCGTCATCGACGCCGCCGCCTCGGGCCGCATGGCCGTGGGCGAAGCCGTCACCAACATCGCCGCCGCAGCAATCAGCGATATCTCCGACATCAAATTGTCCGCCAACTGGATGGCCGCCTGCGGCCAGCCTGGCCAGGACGCGGCCCTATACGACACGGTAAAAGCCGTGGGCATGGAACTGTGCCCGGCGCTGGGCATCAGCATCCCCGTCGGCAAGGATTCGCTGTCGATGCGCACGACGTGGAAAGACGAAAGCACGGGCGCGGCGAAATCCGTCACGTCGCCAGTATCGCTGATCGTTTCCTCGTTCGCGCCAGTGACGGACGTGCGCAAGTCGCTCACGCCGCAACTGAAAACGGACAAGGGCGAGACCTCGCTGATCTTGATCGACCTGGGCCGCGGCAAGAACCGCCTGGGCGCCTCGGCGCTGGCGCAAGTCATGGGCCAGTTGGGCAATGAAACGCCGGACGTCGACAGCGCGGAAGACCTGAAAGGCTTCTTCGCCGCCATCCAGAAATTGAACAGCGACGACAAGCTGCTGGCCTACCATGACCGTTCGGACGGCGGCCTGTACGCCACCCTGACGGAAATGGCCTTCGCCGGCCACACGGGCATGTCCGTCAACCTCGACATGCTGACCATGGAAGGCGAGCATTCGAGCGACTGGGGCGACGCCAAGAACTGGGCCGGCCAGGTAGCGGAACGCCGCAACGAACTGACCCTGCGCGCCTTGTTCAGCGAAGAGCTGGGCGCCGTGATCCAGGTGCGGGCGGAAGAAAAGTCGCTCGTCATGGACGTGCTGCGCACGTTCAACCTGGGCGCCTGCAGCCATATCATCGGTAAATTGAACGACCGCGACGTGATCGAATTCACGCGCGACGCCAAGCTGATTTACACCCAGCCGCGCGCCGAACTGCATCGCCTGTGGAGTGAAACGAGCTGGCGCATCGCTCGCCTGCGCGACAATCCTGCGTGCGCGGACGCCGAATACGACCGCTTGCTGGACGTGCAAGACCCGGGCATGTCGCCTATCGTCACCTTCGACCAGAACGAGAACATCGCCGCGCCATTCATCGCCACCGGCGTGCGTCCGCGTGTCGCCATCCTGCGCGAGCAGGGCGTCAACTCGCACATCGAGACGGCCTACGTGATGCACCAGGCAGGCTTCACGGCCGTCGACGTGCACATGAGCGACCTGATCGCGGGCCGCGTGAAACTGGACGACTTCCAGGGCGTCATCGCCGTGGGCGGTTTCTCGTACGGCGACGTGCTGGGCGCCGGCGAAGGCTGGGCGAAAACGATTCTGTTCAACGCCAGCCTGGCGGAACAGTTCGCGCGCTTCTTCAACCGCACGGACAGCTTCGGCCTCGGTATCTGCAACGGCTGTCAGATGATGAGCAATTTGAAATCCATCATCCCCGGCGCCCACGCCTGGCCCAAGTTCACGCGCAACAAGTCGGAGAAATTCGAAGGCCGCTTTGCCATGGTCGAAGTGATGGATTCCCCATCGATCTTCTTCAACGGCATGGCCGGCACCCAAGCCGGCATCGCCATCGCCCACGGCGAAGGCTACGCCGACTTCTCGCAAACGGGCGACATCACCCAAGTCACCAAAGCCATGCGCTTCGTCGACAACAAGGGCGCCGCCACGGAAGCCTATCCGTACAACCCGAACGGTTCGCCGGAAGGCATCACCTCCGTGACCACGCCCGACGGCCGCTTCACGGTGCTGATGCCGCACGCTGAACGTGTGTTCCGCAGCGTGCAACAGTCGTACCACCCTGAGGCGTGGGGCGAGGATTCGCCGTGGATGCGCATGTTCAGGAATGCGCGGAAATTTGTGGGGTAA
- a CDS encoding DUF4062 domain-containing protein, whose amino-acid sequence MATPKVFISSTCFDLGEIREQLTRFVRSYGFDPILSEHGDVFYKPEFHTHESCIHEVSNCHLFILIIGGRFGGEYVSDKSKSITNAEYSAARQTNMPVFTYIKNNLLSNHNLYQKNKKHAFAANIEYPAIEKQEHAVDIFKFIDEVRRNPTNNAIEGFDNFQGIENHLRKQWAGMFFDLLRSREIAAQMDVTNQLISGIRTSSQKLEDLVKSLYISSNKVDAEKEIASIEVISDIESFYESVLHPNWIKDGKYLLNIENFDLIKISKISPSKKKWHEYLVDTGLFRYDQFPLDVDDEAQGFSDAVTCLATIESNSFFMIGIEDEENQEISSIFQRCIQSSSAKQREKALRRIFEKYAAFSSKKILNKINNSPFD is encoded by the coding sequence ATGGCAACTCCAAAAGTATTTATTAGTTCAACATGTTTCGATCTTGGTGAAATAAGAGAGCAATTAACTAGGTTTGTGAGATCATATGGATTTGACCCAATCTTAAGTGAACATGGTGACGTTTTTTACAAACCAGAGTTTCACACACATGAGTCCTGCATTCATGAAGTTTCAAATTGTCATCTTTTTATCCTAATAATAGGCGGGCGATTCGGCGGAGAGTATGTCTCGGATAAGAGCAAATCCATTACCAATGCCGAGTATTCTGCAGCACGGCAAACAAACATGCCCGTATTTACTTACATTAAAAATAATTTACTATCAAATCACAATCTATATCAGAAAAATAAAAAGCATGCTTTTGCAGCAAATATTGAATATCCAGCAATAGAGAAGCAAGAACATGCAGTAGATATTTTTAAGTTCATTGATGAGGTCAGAAGAAATCCTACAAACAATGCTATCGAAGGATTCGATAATTTCCAGGGAATAGAAAATCATCTCAGAAAGCAATGGGCGGGGATGTTTTTTGATTTACTAAGATCAAGAGAAATTGCAGCACAAATGGACGTTACTAACCAGCTAATATCTGGCATAAGAACATCAAGTCAAAAACTTGAGGATTTAGTGAAAAGTCTATATATATCATCAAACAAAGTTGATGCGGAAAAAGAAATAGCTTCGATTGAAGTGATTAGCGATATTGAATCATTTTATGAAAGCGTTCTCCACCCAAACTGGATTAAAGATGGGAAATATTTGCTGAATATTGAAAATTTTGATTTGATAAAAATTTCCAAAATCTCCCCATCCAAGAAAAAATGGCATGAGTATTTAGTGGATACCGGGCTTTTCAGATACGACCAATTTCCGCTCGACGTTGACGATGAGGCGCAGGGATTTAGCGATGCAGTAACATGCCTAGCCACTATCGAAAGTAATAGTTTTTTCATGATAGGGATCGAAGATGAGGAGAATCAAGAAATTTCATCAATATTTCAAAGATGCATACAGTCATCATCAGCAAAACAGAGAGAAAAAGCGCTACGTAGAATATTTGAAAAATACGCTGCATTTAGTTCGAAAAAAATATTAAATAAAATCAACAATTCACCCTTCGATTAA
- a CDS encoding lipid II flippase family protein codes for MMAVFIDPHMSGMTDDVIEGKIEESQFRRAVV; via the coding sequence ATGATGGCCGTCTTCATCGACCCGCACATGTCGGGCATGACGGATGACGTCATCGAAGGCAAGATCGAAGAATCGCAGTTCCGGCGAGCGGTGGTGTGA
- a CDS encoding tellurite resistance TerB family protein, with product MSFDSFLSKLKTKASELRTEALKYKNKDFLNAAMAGSALIAMADGSVSAEEKQKMVKFIESNDALSVFTTTDVIKAFQEYVGQLEFDKDIGEAKAYQALGKMKSNVEASRLLVRMIIAVASSDGNFDANEQRVASKIARELGLNPGEFELQ from the coding sequence ATGAGTTTCGATTCCTTTCTGTCCAAACTGAAGACCAAAGCCAGCGAACTGAGAACCGAAGCACTGAAGTACAAGAACAAGGATTTCCTGAATGCCGCGATGGCGGGATCGGCCCTGATCGCGATGGCGGATGGCAGTGTCAGTGCGGAAGAGAAGCAGAAGATGGTGAAGTTTATTGAAAGTAATGATGCGCTGTCGGTGTTTACCACCACGGACGTGATCAAGGCGTTCCAGGAATATGTCGGGCAGCTGGAGTTCGACAAGGATATCGGCGAAGCCAAGGCGTATCAGGCGCTGGGCAAGATGAAGTCGAATGTGGAGGCGTCGCGCTTGCTGGTGCGCATGATTATCGCCGTCGCTTCGTCGGACGGTAATTTCGACGCCAATGAGCAGCGCGTGGCCAGCAAGATCGCGCGCGAACTGGGCTTGAATCCAGGCGAGTTCGAGCTGCAGTAA